In Aminiphilus circumscriptus DSM 16581, the sequence GGGCCTGCTCGGCTGGTACGTAGGGCGATTCACCGGATCGAGGGTTCCTGTTCTCCATATGCCCCATGTGGGATCGCGGCCCTCGCCGGAATCGCTTCTCTATCTCGGTGCGGAATTGAACACGAGTGGAGCTGTGCCGATGTATCATATCGTAGGGATAACCCCGGAGGCGCAGACGCTGGAGAGGGCCTTCGGAGGTTCTGTTCCGGAGGCGGAATTCGTGGTCACGAAAGGAGACCTGCAGGAGCAGGAGGATGCCGTTTCGGAAAAGGGCGGTCGCATCAATCTCGTGATGCTGGGGTGTCCCCATTACACCTACGCACAGATCCGAGAGGTAGAGAGACTGATGAAGGGACGTCACGTCAGGGACGGTGTCGCGTTCTGGATACTCACTTCCTGCGACGCCCTCGAACTGGCATCGCGCTCCGGCGAAAAAGAGAGACTGGCGGAGCTCGGGGTCGATCTCGTGGCGGATACGTGTATCGATGAGCCCTGCTGGAAATCCTTCGAGGGGGGGCTTGGGATCACGGATTCGCCCAAATGTGCCTATTACCGCGAGCGACGAGGGCAACCGTTCGTCATACGAAGACTTTCCGGCTGCGTTGAGGCGGCCGTCTGCGGGGAGGTCCTGTAATGAGCGGAGTTGAACGAACCTATCGGTGCCGATGCATCGTGAAGGGAAGCGGGTGCGGAGAGGCCATCGTCTCTAGGGAACCCATGTGTTTCTACCTGTGCGATCCCGAGACCGGGACGGTCATCGAGAAAAGTCATCCCCTGCAGGGAAAATCGCTGGCCGGAAAAGTTCTTGTGCTCCAATCCGGAAAGGGGAGTTCCGTCGTGCAGGTGGACGGATTCTATCAGCTCTGGGTGAAAGGGAAACTTCCGGCAGCCATCATCGTCAGGGAGACCGAGCCTGTTCTCGTGTCTTCGGCTGTGGTCGTCGATGCCGTTATGGTGGATCGCCTCGAAGCGGACCCCTTCGATGTCATCCGCGATGGAGACTGGGTGGAAGTAGATGCGGACGAACAGCTTGTTCGCGTCAGGGCCGCACCGTGACGGAAAAAGCTCCTTTGTTTGAAGAATAGGAGCGGAATGGGGGGACAAGGGAAAAGCGAACGAGGAAAATGACCATATCCCAGTGAAGAAGGCGTGAACATGGACATCGGTCCCGAGAGGGAATGATCTGTGCGCGAAGGAGGATATGTCTCATGAAGGCAGCCCGGTTGTTCAAGCTCCTGCTTGCGTTGGCCCTTGTCAGCCTCATCGCTGTTCCCGCCGTGGCGGCGGAGTTCACGATCAAGGTCGGAACGATTGTTTCCGAGTCCCATCCCGACTACATCTGCATGCGTGATGTGTTCAAGAAGTATGTGGAGAGCGAGTCGAATGGAAAGATCAAGGTGGAGATTTATCCGAACGCGCAGCTGGGCGGAGATCGGGAACTCTCCGAATCGGTCCAGATGGGGACGATCCAGATCGCCCTTCCCGCCACATCGGCCATCGCGGGATTCGAGAAGCGGTTCCAGGTTCTGGACCTTCCCTTCCTTTTCACGAGCAGGGAATCTGCATTCGAAGCATTGGACGGCGAACTTGGCCAGAAGCTCGATTCTTAT encodes:
- a CDS encoding aconitase X catalytic domain-containing protein, giving the protein MLLTDEEKRMLDGQCGKGIMKAMELLVALGKAFDAERLIPVTRAHVALSGQEGDTYWCGLLADGGARCTVIPTTNPAWDVASLTKRYEVTAEELDLALRTVDVYRRIGAALTFCCTPGLGTNVPAFGEHVAFSESSATPYVNSILGARTNRESSVSALAAAVVGKTPLYGLHLDENRRGQFLIRVEAPLEEPYDWGLLGWYVGRFTGSRVPVLHMPHVGSRPSPESLLYLGAELNTSGAVPMYHIVGITPEAQTLERAFGGSVPEAEFVVTKGDLQEQEDAVSEKGGRINLVMLGCPHYTYAQIREVERLMKGRHVRDGVAFWILTSCDALELASRSGEKERLAELGVDLVADTCIDEPCWKSFEGGLGITDSPKCAYYRERRGQPFVIRRLSGCVEAAVCGEVL
- a CDS encoding aconitase X swivel domain-containing protein, which encodes MSGVERTYRCRCIVKGSGCGEAIVSREPMCFYLCDPETGTVIEKSHPLQGKSLAGKVLVLQSGKGSSVVQVDGFYQLWVKGKLPAAIIVRETEPVLVSSAVVVDAVMVDRLEADPFDVIRDGDWVEVDADEQLVRVRAAP